From one uncultured Paludibacter sp. genomic stretch:
- the pyrI gene encoding aspartate carbamoyltransferase, regulatory subunit (Evidence 2a : Function from experimental evidences in other organisms; PubMedId : 1598232, 2271528, 2271529, 364472, 3912513, 4872216, 6364131, 6377306, 9298646; Product type e : enzyme), with the protein METKKXXVAALRNGTVIDHIPASKLFKVFSILNLEDYKETITIGNNLNSDTIGKKGIIKISDRFFAENETNKIALIAPNAKINIIREYEVVEKRLLELPDEVCEIVQCPNPACITNHQPVKTFFHVIREESENHLKCHYCEREVKLEEVKIK; encoded by the coding sequence ATGGAAACAAAAAAATTNNAAGTTGCCGCTTTACGCAACGGAACTGTTATAGACCACATTCCGGCAAGTAAGTTATTCAAAGTTTTTTCCATTTTGAATTTGGAAGATTACAAGGAAACCATTACTATTGGAAATAATTTGAATAGTGATACCATAGGTAAAAAAGGAATAATAAAAATATCCGACCGTTTCTTTGCTGAAAACGAAACAAATAAAATTGCACTCATCGCTCCCAATGCAAAAATAAATATTATTCGCGAATATGAAGTAGTTGAAAAACGCCTTTTGGAATTACCCGATGAGGTTTGTGAAATTGTACAATGTCCTAATCCGGCTTGTATCACTAATCATCAACCCGTAAAAACTTTTTTTCATGTAATTCGGGAAGAAAGCGAAAATCATTTAAAATGCCATTATTGCGAGCGGGAAGTAAAATTAGAAGAAGTGAAAATAAAATAA